The genomic window CCTCAGGCTCTTATTTGAAACATCCTATTACCGGTAATTCTCCCTGAGAATCAAGCTACAGATGCAGTCATGGGCGAGTGGTGAAGAGCTACTCGCTTCTGGATAACCCTATGTGACAAATGCTATTTCTATTTATCCAGAACACTGAGTACGCAAGGATTCCAAATCTCTCCCTCTCCAGGCTGGGGGCAGGAGATTGTATTCTTCCTCAGCTCAGTTCAAACTGCCAGCATTATTCAATTTGCTCCAGCAAGTTTGACTTCATCTAGTTCACCACAATAACCTTGACTGAAATAACTTTCAATATAACTTCTGGGGAGATTAATGGTGTGTCTGGTTCAACCAATTCACAGGCTATGTCAAATGTTACCTAAGAAACAATTCACATATACTAAAATCTGAATGTGAATTGGAGCCCATAGTCAGTTAATAGGGAAAGGCCTCCAGGTGAATTTCGCAACAGGCTTATTTACATGTTGCAAAATAAGGTTGATTCAGTCACCACTTCTTCtgccaaaaggaaaggaaaaaaagatagGGGACTGACTGAGTACTGTTGGTCAGAATCAGGGATGGAGGGAAAATTTGATTCAGACTGCATTTTGCACTTCCAAAACCAAagatgaactgaaacacagctgtcctttgaaatttaccCTTTTccaaatttttgcaatgcagttttccaaccaatgtttacaaaagtgCATATAACTGTGAATAAAtaagatattagtgaaaataatatacaaaaatccATGGGAAATTGACTTGAGGAAATGGAACAATACCAACTTCaccctctcagacaaaatagccatgttCAAAAATGATCACTGTCCTAAAATTAATGTACCTATTTCCAAaacctcccaatctggattccctcAACCCAACTTCCTCTACAGGAAAAAACTGCACTTGTTTATTTTCTCACACAAGTCTTCTCCTTAAGCACTTCTTTCTCTTCCATCACTTTTCCAACAAAAAAGACACTGGGACTCTTAACACTTGGCTTTAAGAACAGAAAAGACGCTCCAATGGATTAGAGAAGGGGGGgaatctagtccagtatccagttgtcacagtggccaactagatgcctatgagaagcccacaagcaggacatgagttcAGAGTAACAGTACTCTTCCCAttcatgttccccagcaactggcgttcagaagcatactgcttctGCTACTAGAGTAGTACACACCGAGCCACCATGATCAGTAGCCATTAACAGCAAAATGTTAAGCGTGTATCTGTGGATGGGGAGGGAGACCCAGGGTGCACACATGCAAGCATAATCCCCAACAGCCACACACACATGCTCCTCTATCAGTCCATGTCTTCCCCAGTGTTGAGTAGGAAAGATTTGTGATGGGCTTGTTCTTGCATTCACTTCAATATGAGAACATCTCATGTGATTGGGGACCCTAATAAAGCAGTGTTCCTAATCACATGTGGAGTGTCTGCTCAGTTTTATTCCAGTCACTATGAAGGTGCTGTGATTTAAGTGGTTTCATCATGTGGAACTACATATGgtcataatatatatttatttattttattttttttcccatatttatttattgattatttgcatattttaaagtttccacatacaaagttccagcatctcaaatacaacaagcaacaatcgtggacaaagaaagagaagaagagagaaagaaaaaagagaaaacaacgaAAGTGCCTTACattaataataaagttatttacaataccGATATATTAATCCGTGTCATGCTTTACACTGTAGCTTCTTACTGTATCACCTATTGAACACTGCCAAAATAGTGAATcgatagataataataatataaaaaagataaaaagaaaaatagttaaaaaaaaaaaatttaaaaaaaataataaaaaaaataataataataaaaagaaaaaaggaaaaaaaagaaaaaagaaaaaaagaaaaaaaagaaattaaataataaaaaccaaatatCTCCCCACATAGTTtacgacttcctgacaaaccccttCGCTTGAACAAAAATTTATATGAATGCTTTCAATCCCTTGCTCTCTCTTATACCACCTTTTAGATACATTCTTAAAtatatccttgctcctcattTTTTCTACAATCTCTTTCTGTACCattcatccctcgaatgctggcatggtaagaaaactcttattatatttcagCATGTATCTTTTATAGACTTCCCATTTGCCTACAAAATCCTGTTTGGTATTATCTCTTAAATTGTTTGTTAATAAGGCCATCTCCGCAAATTCTTGCAGTTTGACCTGCCAATCAGTGACTCTGGGTGCTTCTCGATCTTTCCAGCACCTTGCGACTACCATTCTGGCCGCTGCGGTCGCATACAGAAAAACTTCTTTTTGTTTACTTGGTATCTCCTTGCCAACCATACTAAGTAAGAAAATTCCCGGTTTTTTGACAAAAGAaactgccatcatctttttcatttcttcatacaCCTGTCCCCAAAACGTTTTAATTTTTGggcacctccaccacatatgcatcagATCTCCATTTTCTGCACCACATCTCCAGCAAACATTTGCGaggcttttatacattttggagagtttagcgggtgtgaggtaccacctatgcgCCATCTTTAACATATTCTCTCTAATGTTATTATTTACCGTAAATTTTAAGGTGACCTGCCATAGCTTTTCCCATTCTTCTATATTAATTGGGTACCCCAGATCCTGTGCCCATTTAGTCATGGAATCTGTTATCATCTCGTCCATCACTTCCCAATTCAACAGGATCTTATAAATACGTGAGATCAGCTTGTTCTTGTTATGTaaaacttctttttcaaatctagAATTTTCCTTACCAAACCCCGTAATACTGTCTTGTTTGAACCTTTCATTGATCTGGAAGTAGTCCAACCAACTCGTAAGGTAAGTTCTAATTTCCTCGTAACTTTTCAACtccaggtttccttctctctcctttagtAGTATGTTATATGTAATCCATTctctcatttcattatttttccttttaaatgctaTGGCCTCCAGGGGAGAAATCCACCTTGgagttttcatttcaaaatgtcttttatatttgttccaaacatTATAAATTGCATTCCTTATAATATGGTTGGTAAATCCTCTGTGTACTTTAGTTTTGCCATAGTATAAGTATGCGTGCCAGCCGAAGCGCAGATCGTATCCTTCCAAGTCTAAGATTTCCCAATTATGTAGCAAGCACCAATCTCTTAACCAAAGACAACAAGCGGCTTCATAATATAACTTGAAGTCCGGTAAGCCAAAACCACCTTCATCAATTGGTTTTATTAATATCTTATGTTTGATTCTAGGCCTTTTGCCTCCCCACACAAATTTAGATATCTCTTTTTGCCACTTATCAATATTGCTGGTTTTACTCATAATTGGCATCGTCTGGAACAGAAACAATAACTTTGGCAAAACGTTCATCTTCAATACCGCAATACGACCTAGCAAAGAAAGATTTAGCCTGTTCCATGTCTCCATTTGTCTCTTGATTTCGTCCCAACACTTGGAGTAATTATCCTTATATAGGTTTATATTCTTCGGTGTTATGTATAGTCCTAAATATTTTATCCTAGGATAGATTTTAATTTGTGTTGCCCTCACCAGTTCTTCTTTCTGGACCGCAGATAGATTTTTAACCAGTAATTTAGTCTTTTCCAAATTTAGCCTAAAGCCTGAAACCCTGCCGTATTCTTGAAttatttccagagtttttccTAAGCTTTCGCATGGTTGCTCTGTggttattattatatcatctgcGAAGGCCCTAAGCTTGAAGCTTCTCTCCCCCAGCGTTATACCTTTTATatctttttcttcccttattcTTTTACACAGAATTtctaatgttaaaataaataataagggtGATAGTGGGCATCCTTGCCTTACCCCCTTTTTAATCTCGCATTCTTGTGAAGTGTTgccatttattataatttttgctttctgcttacAATATATCGCCTCAATCCCCTTTATATATCTTTCGCCAAAATCCATGTGGTCTAGTAACTCCAACATAAACCTCCACGACACCCTGTcgaaggctttttcagcatcGACAGCCATAAAGGCTGCCTGTTTCTCCGTTCTTAACTCTAAGTATTCCAGTAAGTTTATGATGTTTCTTGTATTAGAGTAAATATGCCTCCCTGGTAAAAAACCAGCTTGGTTCTCGTGGATAATTGACTGGAGTATTTTTTTTGATCTTTCTGCTAAGATCTTAGCAAACagtttataatcattattcaacAGGGCAATCGGTCTGTAGTTATTCATCATTTCCAGATCTCCTCCTTGCTTGGGGATAAGGGTTATGTAACTGTGTCTCCATGATTCTGGCATTACTCCCTCTCTCAATATATTATTCATGacgttttttaggggttccgaAAGGATGACCTCAAGTTTTTTATAGTATAATGCCGATAGACCATCCGGTCCCGGGGTCTTTCCTGGTTTTGCTTCCTTAATCGCAACTTGGAGTTCATCAGATGTTATCGGGGTGTTTAAactctctctttgttctttagAAATCTTTGGGaggcagttttgttttaaataatcctttaTCTCCATTCTGGTCTCATTTCCCTCACTATAAAGTTTTCTGTAGAAATTTTCAAACCTTTTTTCTATCTCCTTCGGGTCAGTTATTATTTCCCCATCTACGTTAATTCTATTTATAATTTTCTCTGCCTCTCGTTTTTTTAGTTGCCAGGCGAGCAACCTCCCTGGTTTGTTAGCTTGTTCGAaatttttttgctttaaatatcttaatttccaCTCCAGCTCTTCGTTAACTATCATTGCGTATTGTGAGTGTAGAATTTTAATGTCCCTCTTGATCTCTGCATTGTCCGGTGTCTTACATaattccttctcctttttcctaATGCTCTCTAGTATCTCTTGCTGTTTCTTATCTTTAAGTTTCTTTTGTATTATGCTTTGTTGGATAAAAAAACCTCTCAAAAAAGCCTTGCTGGTATCCCAAACTATATTTAAGTCTGTGCCCTTATTCAAATtaaattcaaaaaattcttttagAGTCTGTTTTGCCTTTTCGATTATTTTTTCATCCCTGATTAATGATTCGTTTAATCTCcaccttttcattcttttttctccccatctCAAATTTAGTTGTACCGCATTGTGGTCCGATATTGTCCTAGGATGTATTTCTGCTTTGCTTATCTTAGTTGTCAGATCCTTTGTTAACCAGATTGCATcgatcctccctgctgaattattGGGGTAGGAGAAGAAAGTGTAATCTTTAGTTAACGGATTTTTAAGTCTCCATGCATCTTGAAGTGTTAATAAGTCCATTAATTGAAAAAAGGTTGTTGgtagcttcctttgctttttttttgttatcCTTCCTGATCTATCCATTTCTGGGCTCACCACCCCATTCTGGTCTCCTAAAAGGATGATTTTTTCCCCTATATAACTTTCTAGTTCCTTACCTAATTTTTGGTAGAACTCACTTTTTTTCTCGTTTGGCGCATAGAAACCAATTACTTTAATTTTCTCCCCCCTTACAGATATTTCTACAATCACCACCCTTCCTTGCGAATCTGTGTAAATCAACCTAGGTTCCAGATATGATTTTGCATAGATTACCACTCCATTCCTCTTAGAATTACCTGAAGACACAAAATCAAGTCCCAATCTTTTACTGGATAGTACTctaatgtgttgtttttgtatatgAGTCTCCTGTAGGCAGATCAAATCTAATTTATACTTACTGAGTATATGCTCtaccctgtttcttttttttttctcgttCAAACCGTTAGTATTCCAAGTAAGAATCTTTAACTCCATTTAACCTTTTAATAAGTATTccgttatttctttatttatttatttgtatgttttgtcGATTTTTCCCgataaaaagagaataaaagaaaaaaaactatttaagattgaaaaattgTCTCAGATTATATTCTGTCGCTGCGGTGTCGACCCCGCAGATAGACCAAATTAAACTTAACTTGGTCTAGATTTCACTCAagactcctcctcttccagtggcTTTTTTGGCTCCTCTGGCCCTCCCCCCGGCTGTCTCTTACCACCTAATTCCTCCCTGTATGTCCGCCAAAATCTGTCCGCCTCGGGCCAAGTGGCAaacttccttctctttcctttaaaaaagaaggaaattccctCCGGAAATTCCCATTTATGCACTATTGATTTTTTCCTGAGAACCTCAACCAAAGGCTTGAACTTGTCTCTTTTTCTCAGGAGCCTGGGGGGGACAATCTTATGAATGATTACATCTGTCTCTTGTATTCTAAGTCTTTTCTTACTACACGTTTGCAATACTCTATCCCTAATTTCCATATTATTAAATGTAACCAAACAGTCTCCGGGCCAGTTATTTTCTCTTGCAATTCTTGATTTGATTCTAAACGCCCTTTCTATTTtaccctccatctctctctcgtCCATCCCCAACCATTTGGCTAATTCTACTGACAGTTTCCGCTGTATAATTTCGTCCGGTTCCTCTGGTATAGATCTGAATCTCAAGGTTTTCTCCCGACGATGCATTTCTATCATCGAGATTGCATCGAGAACCGCTTCATGGGTTTCCTTCATATCGgtaatctcttttttaattttgtcaatctctccttttctctctcgattttctttttgaattttcctTACCCCCTCCTCCAATCCAATTGTTTTCCCTTTTAGATCTTGTACAGACTTGGTAATTTCAAGGTTTTTAACCACTAGGTCATTGATTTTCCCTGTCATTTCCGAAATCATTCTAACATTGTCGTccattttttgttccattttgtcCAATTTTTGTTCCGTTGACCTAGTACTATCATTCATCTCTTTTCTGACGTCCGCCAGATCCTTTTTAAGTCCCAAGAGCAGATCTTTCATTTCCGTGTTCATTTCTTGCTCTTGCGTTGAATTTCTTCTATTGGGGTTCAAAGTACCGGCTGGATTTACTGGGGTCGTATATTTTTTGTTCGTATTTGACATTCCTTCGGTGTACCAAATCCTCTAGTGGAGTAACCACCACAGACTCTCTGAGCTCACAATTTTTCCAAACCGGTCCCAAAGTAAGTACTCAAAATGATTCCCCCAAATGTGcacggaaagaggaaaggaaaaaaaaaaaaaagggggaggggggcagcaaagTACCGGCTACAGTCTTCAAATCGCCGTCAAGTCCTTCAGTAACAGCTACTGTATAACTATAACTTCCTCCTCTTAAGTGCTGTTCTCTCTCAACCGCTTGCTGTTCCCAATCTTTCCTGTAGCGGCCACTATTACCACTCTTCCTTAATGTTACCAGTGCCCTTTAGGACTGTAGCCTCAAATCGTGACAAGGAGGATAGCAGGACTATGAGTCTCCCTTTtggttggggagggagagagggaggagaaaatccTCTTGCCCCACCTCTAGTCCAGGTTCACTCTCTCAAGTTCAAATTCAAACCTTCGTCTCCAATATCCAATATCCAATAGGCAATTAGATTCACCAACCACCTACCGGTTCTTAAAGTGCCCACTTCCCCGAGGAGTTCtctctcacttttcttttcttcttcttttttttttttcaattcatggACATAATCAACAAAAATAACGCCAGGGTAAGGGCCAGCTCAGGACCCCCTCAAGCCCATCCAAAATTGTAGACCATTATATTTCTCTAGAGGCAAAAAGTAAGTTTTTTAACAACTGTCTTTAgcaactgtttgttgttgtttttttgcaactgTAACCAGATTCAGCAACTGCAGCCAAGCCCAATTGCTATAGTGTCTCCAATTTATAGTCTTCCACGTTCACTTATCCTCTAACCGACTAGTAAAGTCCAGCGAAATCCCCTTCTTACCGGCACCATGAAAGCATACCGTCCATTCTAAGTATAGTGCCTTTATTTTCTGTTCTGCTGGAGCTTGACATTCAAAAAGCTCAGGAGTTTTCCCCCTCACCAATTCACGTCCCCAACGCCGGCCATAATGCTCTTATGTCCCTCTTACGTCGCTATGAAGAGCCCGGTAGATTCCGCTTCGTTTAGATTCCTTTATACACCTCTCCCTCCAGCTTTGCCAAGTTCGGGGCGCCGCCTCCGCGTTTTTGTTTAAACTTTATCTACCGGGAGGGTGTTTACTTAGCTGTTGCCGGGCTCTCCAAAAGTTGGCTTTTCCAGCGGTTCTTCTTACTGGAAGCTTAGCCGCTAGACCGCTCCCGGTGTCCGGCTTCCTCTCTGCAGGGCGGGAACACTGAGTTGGCGTCTGTGGTCTCCTTCGTTTCGGAGACCCCTCCGACGCCTCAGCGCGTCCTTACTAGGTACAGGAAACCCCCCTGTACCTTTGTGGGGGTGCGAAGCCTAGCAACCCCCCCCGTTAAGCCCTCGCTAGAGAGTGCTTGCCTCGGAGCTCCGGAGCAAGCGACCGTGCGCGATCTGCGGAAACCCGGAAGTTTTTTGAgctttacatatttatttatatatatatttatttttaatcagggGTAGAAAACTCAAGTCCTGCCCCGACACAGCATTTGGAAAACGTGAAATGGCAGTGGAAGGGGGAGATAAATATTAATTGTGCTTTTACACAACAGACATCACGTGGCCATCTAAAGAGAGGGGTCTAGTCCATTAAGTCCAAAGTCTAACTATATGTAGAGGCACCATTGAATATTGGGAAGATTTATGTTAATGGTTCACTCATTCTAGTAAATTTGCACATTCCCCCCATCTTGAAACAAAGCAGTCCAAAGATCTAGCTGGGTGAGCAAGACACTGAGTGAGTAGGTTTGTGTCGCTGCTTTGGTTCATGGAGGACCGTACGTGAGCAGTTGACAATGTGACAAAGCACCAGAAGTTAATAAGAGAATCTGTAACTTTCAACACAAGTCCCAGAGGACCACAGGTGAGCAGGTGACAGTGTAACAGATCATCAGCGGCTCCaaagagaatattttttttctctgtctgttgagcgggaaggaggggaagggattCCTGTTACAATTAGAAGCTCAGTTGTATTAGCACAGGGCTTAAATAAATCTATAATTTCAGTCACATAGGAAGCTTTACAGTATGGGGATTACAGTGAGATACAGAGAAgtggtctctctctttctctctcaggtGCTGTTTCTGCTGGTACCTGCATCAGCCTCCCTCACTATGTTGATCCTATCCTGCTCTTCCAAGTTGCAGATCCTAGAGAGACTGCTGAAGAAAAGCCTCCCTCAGACACTTCAGGTGATCTTGAGCAATGTATTCTGGGTTATTAGCTAGGAATATGGGACCAAATTCCTGCCAAAATCTTGCATCTTCCCAAAGATCCACATTTGGAGTCTGATAAGTTTGTTTAATTCAATAAACAGGTGCTTGAAAATATGGGTATTATACAGATACACTGCACAGAGAGATAAGATTGGCTGCAGCTCCTTTTTGAGGGCACAGCTGATGTGAACTGAGTGTGTGATATGTGAAATGGCCCTGTGAATTCCTACACTTGGTTTGTCAGGTGGGGTGCAGAATACCCTcactagggatgagggagaaattcaattcagtttgcacgACCTAATTTgcgcttcctgaaacaatacatgtCAAAACACAgctgattgaggttgaatcctgacaagacagaagtactgttttggggggacagggtgcgagtgggtgtgggggattccctggtcctgaatggggtaactgtgtccctgaaggaccaggtacgcagcctgggagtcattttggactcacagctgtccatggaggcacaggttaattctgtgtccagggcagctgtctaccagctccatctggtacgcaggctgagaccctacctgcctgcagactgtctcgccagagtggtgcatgctctagttatctcccacttggactaccgcaatgcgctctacgtggggctacctttgaaggtgacccggaaactgcaattaatccagaatgcggcagctagactggtgactgggagtggccgccaggaccatataacaccggtcctgagagagttacattggctcccagtacgtttccgagcacaattcaaagtgttggtgctgacctttaaagccctaaatggccttggtccagtatacctgaaggagtgtctccacacccatcattctgcccggacactgagatccagcgccgagggccttctggtggttccctcactgcgagaagcaaagctacagggaaccaggcagagggccttctcggtagtggcgcctgccctgtggaacaccctcccagcagagttcaaagaaataaataacaatctgacattcagaaaatacctgaaggcagccgtgtttagggaagtttttaacctgtgatattttaaggtattttattatctgttggaggccgcccagagtggctggggggacccagccagataggcggggtacaaataaattattattattattattattattattattattattattattattattattattattatttgcccttTAAATTCTGCGTTTTTCTTAATCTTGCAATCCTGTTCTTCACGCAATGGCGTAGCAACCATTGCCGGCACTATTGTCTCCATTCAAGTTACAATCACAAAATGCATAAACTAAAGTAAAGAATTCATAAAAAGGcatattggggaaattgctttctaAAAATATGTGAATTAGTTATAATcatgcatattaggcaaaattaacaccaaaaaatgcaattaatttttatgaggactttttttttataatgcaCACTAATGTGGAAATGAGGAGGACTGACcttaagatggggaaaatgggggggggggggactgagagaAATGAAAAATCAACAGACTTTCCTATCCCTAGTACTCACTCAGGACACCCCACTCAAGGCATGCAGCAGATACAAGCCTGACACAAACTACTAATTCTCTCTCCGACCCCAAACATTTCTCCCAGGCAGCCTCCTTCAACTTCAGCACCAACTCTGACATCATGTGACTCTTGACAGGTCTATGGTGCAGTCATGAACATAAACCGTGGGAACCCAGTGGGCCATGAGGTGATCGTGGATTCTTGGCCAGATTTCAAGGTGGTCGTGACTCGTCCACAGAGAGAGGTACTAGCCCTTGGGGATTTTGCAGGACACATTTTGTGGGATGTCAGCAGGAAATGCTGCATGTTCTGTGCTGGGGCCTCCTCTAAGCCAGGCTCAAACTGAAAGGGGATGTTGGCTTTTGTCTAGGAGTGCACCTTTGGCATTAACTTAACAGCTGCCAAAGGAAGCAAGTGAAATGTCATCCATCATTTCATCTCAACATCAGAAAAAGGTTTACCTGTTCAATGATATGTCTCTCTTTTAGGCTGTTTCAGACAATGCGGATTTCTTGAGCAACATATATGCAGCATTTTATCGGGATCTTGATGCTTACCGGAAACTGTTGCTAGACACAGATACCATCAACTGGGATCAAACCTTTGCTCTCTACGGTAGCTGGCTGTTATATCTAAGGGAAGAGTTATGAAATGAGGAGACTGGGTTTAGTTACTTAATATGAATTTGATGAGGAAGTGACTGAAGTGAATGTAATAGAGAAataagagcaaaataaaatacaaaacaatacattgGGGAAGTAACATATGAGTCACATTCCAGGTTTTACTACTGGTGTATAAAGCCCTACACAGGTCTAGTGGTAAAGCATGCTGTGATGTGAGCATGGGCTTTCTAGTATAGTGGTACCAGAATATTCTGAAGTTCTCTcatcttaaaagcaaagcaagCCCCAACATTGATATGTTTTTGATGGTTATTGAAACTTTCGTTTTCTCCCAAGCATTCCTGAATGAGTTCATTCTATTTGTGCTCTTTCAAATTCTGGgtgatttttatttcttaatattATGTTTAATATACTGTTTCTCTACACCTTTATTTGTacagtattttgcatttttatagctAAATATTCAAGTGGAGTTGGTTTTTTATTGGAGACTCTGTGGAGGAAGCTCCTCAAAGAGTTgagaatacattttaaaagaaaaccagtcAATAAATATCTTCAGTAAAGAGAGACAACAATAATGGGTTTTAGTAATATTTAGAGTAAGTGATAGGGTATtttgtgcagttctccagccaagtaatgcatgCACATACTAGAGTAAGGTGTACactgtgcatatattagtgaaaacaatctGCGTGTATGTgagagaagaaatttgcacttaaaatgttgatgaactttcatcaaatgtggagaaatgaacaaggttgaaaaaataagaaactgagggaAATCAAAATAGATAGATTCACCCTTCCTTACCAGCTGCACATGTATTCCTTCCACAGCCTCAAAGGACAATGGGACTTTTCATTGTCCAAGGGCAAAAAGGGAGCAATGAACCTTGGATGACCTGAGTGATGGCAGTTCAGTATATGTGCAGCTAACAATTTCTTGTCCTACCAGACAATACCACTCTCTTGGTGACTTTCTACTGCTTTGTATAGGGAACCATGATGGGATATACGAGGTCTCTAAAGAGGCTGTTGCTGCCAAGGAAGTCCAGTTGACTGCAACCCCCTACTTCACCTATCTGAACCTCAACCCAGATAAACAGCCTGAGCCCCGGTGAGTGTCCATTGTGCTCCCTACTTCTTTTCTGGTTGAGGCactggctaacctgtggctcttcagtaGGAGAATCTCCAAAGTCAAAATGCGTATGGATAAACCTGGCGTTTACTCCTTAGTTTGCCTTCATGTAGCTGGGACAGCAAGGCACCAAAGGCAGCACTCCAAGGGGGTGGCACTGCCCACtcaaggaagggaagaagaatacCACACAAAAGTAGGTTTACATCAGGAGTCAAGTTTAGAAAAGGAATCCCAACAGCAGAGCGAGCAGTTCTTCATGTAGCAGGGAACTATCTTAGAAGATGCAGGCTGTGCTGGGTGAgactgaagggtgtg from Lacerta agilis isolate rLacAgi1 chromosome 1, rLacAgi1.pri, whole genome shotgun sequence includes these protein-coding regions:
- the LOC117052288 gene encoding glycine N-acyltransferase-like protein 3, with amino-acid sequence MLILSCSSKLQILERLLKKSLPQTLQVYGAVMNINRGNPVGHEVIVDSWPDFKVVVTRPQREAVSDNADFLSNIYAAFYRDLDAYRKLLLDTDTINWDQTFALYGNHDGIYEVSKEAVAAKEVQLTATPYFTYLNLNPDKQPEPRLDPGFTLSSLNSSHIDLLNETWHFGGGEHSQRYLANMVQCFPSTCILDSNGHPISWIIMESVGSLRHGYTVPSHRRRGYSSMVQRAQAMRVHAAGFPVYGLVALDNIPQQKLLVSLGFQRLSELCHYCIHSPASQ